The segment TACCCGGCCCTCGTGGCCGAGGCCGTGGAGGCCGCGGTGGGCGGCGAGCCGGTCTCGTCGTACGTGGTCCACCAGGAGACCACCTTCGACTCCAACGAGGTGCGCCGGCACGTGACCGTGCTGGTCCTCACCGACAGCCGGTTCATCGTCAGCCATACCGACGAGCAGGCCGCCGACGCCGGGTCCCCCTCCCCGTACGCGACCACCTCCACCGAGTCGGTCAAGCTCGGCTCGATCTCCTCCGTGGTGCTCAGCCGCGTCGTCGCCAACCCGGAGTCCTACACGCCCGGGCAGCTGCCCCGCGAGGTCGTCCTGACCATCGGCTGGGGCGCGGTCTCGCGCATCGACCTGGAGCCCGCCGCCTGCGGCGACCCCAACTGCGACTCCGACCACGGCTACACCGGCAACTCCACCGCCGACGACCTCAGCCTGCGCGTCAGCGAGGCCGGCGACGGCCCCGAGACCGTCCGCCAGACCCTGCTCTTCGCCCAGGCGCTCTCCGAGGCCACCGCGGCCACCACCCGCTGATGGCGTACTCCGTGCCGCCGAACTGGCAGGACGAACCGGAACTCCTCGACCTCGCAGACGCCCCGGTCCCGCACTACGGAACCGGCTCGCTCGCCGACCTGCTGCCGACCCTGGCGGCGGGCCAGGGCGTCCCCG is part of the Streptomyces katrae genome and harbors:
- a CDS encoding DUF5998 family protein; protein product: MAKSGTTTQGLRAAIERSGYYPALVAEAVEAAVGGEPVSSYVVHQETTFDSNEVRRHVTVLVLTDSRFIVSHTDEQAADAGSPSPYATTSTESVKLGSISSVVLSRVVANPESYTPGQLPREVVLTIGWGAVSRIDLEPAACGDPNCDSDHGYTGNSTADDLSLRVSEAGDGPETVRQTLLFAQALSEATAATTR